The window TCTTTGATAGCAAAGTCAATTTCGTTTTTCTTGCCGTAAACAGCACCTCGATTGAGATAGGCATTAGCATAATTGGGTTTAAGTTGTATCGCCGTGTTATAGTCTTCAATAGCACAGTCAGAATTGCCTTTAAGATCGTAAGTCCATCCGCGACAGAGATAAACCTCAGCATCATCCGGTTTCAATTCCATGAGTTCTGTAAAATCTTTGATAGCACGCTCATATTCATTATTTTTCATGTAAACAACACCACGATTGAAATAGGCTTCTGTCATATCCAGTTTCAATTCTATCGCTTTTGTATAGTGCTCAATGGATATTTCATATTCCCTTCGCTTTTCTTTTTTATCTTTCAGTCTATCTCCTTTATTCTGATGGGCAAGGCCCCTGTAAACTTGTGTGTCGGCACTTCCATGAATGTCTTGATTTATAATAAATCCATGTAGATCGTTGTAAATAGTTTCTGTAAATATTCCGTGGTACTTTTGTAGGTACTGTAGTATCAACTTTTTTAGGTGTGCTGGAATAATAACTGTATTGTCCTCGCGCGGCTCAATAAAGCCCTTGGGTGAACGAATAAATACGCTTTTTTGAGCGACTACGCGGTTTCGTGGATTTCGAGGTTGCTTTATCATATCCTTTACCTCCTCGACTTTTTGTAAGATGACTCTACCGTCTTGGTCATGATGTCCATCACAGGCGAAGAATAAGGCGATTAAGTAGTCGGTTGTGAAGTCAATAAGGTTAGTCTTACCACCGTAGTGTTGGATCTCGGTTAGCATCTCAAAATCGATGGCCTCAGCGGTATCTTCCTCGCTTACACCAAAGAAGCTTGCTAGGTGTGGACGGAAATCCGGAGGCAGATCATCAGTATGGGGTAAGTGACCAGTATGTTTTTTAGCAGCATTAAGCATCTCTTTTTGGATAGTTTCTATATCAAATCCTTCTATACCATCAAAATCTCGGTAAAGGGTTGAAGATACTTTTGTATGACTAGATCTACGTTCACCGCGGAAGATGTAAATACCATCCGCCGATTTTTCCTCTATTTCGTTGATTATTTCCTTAATCTGGCTTAAGTCGTTTTGTGAACTCATGGCTTGTTCTCCCTTATAGCGATTCTATATTAATCAAAACCGTGGATTATCACGGATTACGTGGATTGAAAAATATGATATTGATAATACCTAATGCCCTCGGTTGGGACCCCAGAAGCGTGAGTAAATTAACCTTCTCGTCATATCACACCAAACATTTTTTGAACGCTTCCATAAACGAAATTTTGCCTTCACACATCTGCTTCCGAATCCTCAATATTTCCGATGCGGTAGGCAGTCCCTTCACCACAATCTCTGCCTCAATATCCAATCGCCGAAACAATTGATTGAGTTCTTTGACAATATGCTCACGCAGATGCGCTTGTGCCCAATTGAGTGTTAGGGTTCTATAAAAACTATAGAACTCGCTCCAATTTTCTAAGTTAGAATCTCGTTGGTTCCAGCCCCACCGCTCTGTCGCCCTGGCAATGAAAAGTTTTGTTTCTTGAGCATAGTGTTTTGCGTTAAAGTTTGTAGGCCACTCGTGCACACTTACTGTATATTTTAAAAAAGATGGAATGATATCTGGAAACCGTAAGAGTTTCTTGAGCATTGCCCGGTGTCTTCGATAACCACCTAACTTTTTTGGCATTACGATATCCCAGGTATCCTTATCTGAGATGGTATCATAGATTTTGTCATCGGGGTGCCGGTATGTTTGCGGAAGTATTCGGATATACCTTCCAAATGCCCGAAACAACCACTGATATGCGAAGTTATGTAATCTGTATACTCCGCCATCTTTTTCGTCCCAGAAAATCTTGCGAACCGAACGACCTTCCCACACGAGTTCACTGGCAATTACTTCTGCTACATCACTCAACAATTTCTTTATAGGGCGTTGACTATACCAGTTAGGCTGATAACTACGAGTTAGTGATTCAAGAATTGCAAGAACACGAGGTTCATCGCTATTTCTGCCATGTATTTCCACAGCAAAATTGGGAGCATAATCTGACTCACCTCCGATCGGCATTATCCCAAATCGAGCGTCTTCTAGGAACATAGACAGATTCAAATTGTGATTGACTTCTTCCCTAAGTTTGGAAAAAGACTTAGCAACACGGGGTGTTTTCAAACGTTTGTGGGATTTATGTCTCATGACCCTTCATTCCTTGCGGCGCGATTCTCCTCTCTACGAATTTCTTCTCTGAGATCTCTACGTCGCTGTCCAAAATCCAGATTTTCTCCATCATCTCGCTGGCGAATGTACATCGCGATAAAAATGTCAACCTCATCATAAAGCCGAATATAGGAGGGATGTCTCGCGAATATTCTTACTAAGGGGCTTTGATGTACCGGAACTGTGCGGGGTTCAGAATCAACGGTGATCCGATTTGGATCAGGCGAGATTTCTTGACGATCCACATCTTCTAACCGCCTTTCTATTATTTGTTGCCACCTGGTTCTATTTATATCGCGAGGGGCCATCCCGAAAACTGCTTCAGAGAGCGAGACAGCATTAGCCAGAAACTGAAGGCGTACCTCGCCCTGATCGTGATCGAAATATTCGTCCCATGCTTTTATGATTGGGGCCTTAATAGAGTCCGTATCGTGGTACTCGGAAAGTAGATATGCATAGCCGCTTATAGCCATGAGGTCCAAAAGAGGTCCCGCAGCGACTTTAAAATTACCTTGCGCTTGCCAATCGGAGGCTGTTTGTTCAGAGCTTAGTTGTTCAAATTGCAATAAACTGCCATGAAGGTAATGGTTGAAAAGCTCCTCAATTGTATCGTAATCATTCTCACACATAGCACGTAGTAGTGTTTCTCCAATAGTGTGCAGAAACTGTCCAGCAAAGTCTGGGTATGACTCTGGTCTTGATATTATAGAGAGTAAGAGGTTTTCTTTCGACATACGTTCTAATAATTCTCTACCTTGCTGTCTACGTTTTTCCATTAGCTCATCCATGTTCAAACTTGGCCATAGTATTTTTTCAACTTTTCGATCAGAGTTTAAATCGTTCCAAAATTGGTTAAGGACATCCTGGTGGCAATCAAGTTTGTTCCAATACTCTGATTCCCTTGATAATATCACCGCAGCCAACCATGGATGTTTTGAAGAGGTTGCAGATTCTATCCAAGGCTTGTAGAGCCCACCTATCTTTTTATAAAAACAGAGCATCGCAGTGTGATAGTTTTCTGCTTCCTTCTGACTTACAAGTTCTTCAAGATACCAGATAGGACTGATTATATGCCCTTCAACTCTTCTCTCGAACTCAAGTCTGGATTGCATCCATTCAAGCCGCGGCAGAATATGTACGGCAAATCCAACTCTGTAAATAGACTTTTTTGATTTCCATTTAATACGCCTAATTTGCTGGTGTATCGCCTGCTGTCCATGAGACTTAATCGTGTGTCTGTAATCCAAAAGAACGTTGATAGGCATTATTGCCAACTGTCCACAAATCTCCATGTGTTCCAGAGATTCTTCCTTTACAATGCTATCCTTCTCAACAAGCAGGAATTTCTCACACCACGAGAAAACCTCGCTTATCAGATCAAATGCATATTCAATTTGGTGATCTGCTGCGAGTAGTCGAACATAAAGGTCAAGATGATTTAGCAATTCAATGACTATCGGATAGCGTTTCTCTTCCATATTGATTTCCAAACAACGACTCACAATTGGCAATATCGCAGATTCAATCCATCTGGAATCGCTTACAGACTCCGGACGTAACCCAGTGGCCGTTTCGTAGGCAAGAGAGGTCTTTGTATCATCTACCCGATACCAATCTGGATGCACATATTTTTGTCCGTACCACAAGCTATCCGTGGGGATTGATTTTTTTCTTCTTTCATAATCACATAAAAATACAAGGAGATTTTTGCACAAACCAGCAAACGGACGGCCGTTTAAATGAGGTTCTTTGGCAGCTATTTCAGATACGGTAGCAAGCGTGTCTATAGTAGTTTGAGCACGCCGATGTGCCTGATTCTGGAATGACCGATCAAACCAACGATAACCACCAGCTTGCACTTGTCGGTGACATTGGAATAACTGTTTGAAGAGACGATCTGAGAGAATTGTGGGATCGAAAAAATAAAATGCACGAGCACCTAACCGGACAAATCCAATAATCATCACCCCCGCACCCAGTATAAGGAGTGGTATTGCTAATATGATCGGTTCAAAACCTACGGTGTGAAAAGCAAGTAAACACACACCGAAAGAGGTAAGAAAGGCAAGCAGGCGCATGTACACGTTGCCAACTTGTTCTTTGGCTAGTAAGTCCCGGATGTCATTGGGTAGTCTCGCGTAGATAGCACCACCTATTGTGCTGATGGCAGCATAGTAAAGACCAATGAATACTCCGCCTACCGCGATCACTGCTTCAAGCAAGGTCCCGTAAGTGCTATCCTCAGGAATAGTGAAGCCTATCTTTGCGAACAAAGGAACACAATAAGGATTAATGCCTTGGAGTCCGATAGTTATGAAAATCGCCAAGATTAGTTGGCCTAATATAGACCGTAATAGAAAAAATAGAGATTTTGTTGTTTTACCACTTTCTCCCACGCGGTGTTTTATTCCGAACAGCGTTCTATAGGAGAAGAATCCGAGACGCGAAAAAGCATTTCTGGCCTTCCAGAAGAGGCGGGTTTGGGCAAGAGAAAGAAATAGAGTATTAAACATCGTTTGTTATTAGTCGTTCACAAAGGTTTCTGAATTGGAGGTAAGTGCGAAATGACACAGAATCTTAAAAATCCGCGAAATCTGTGTAATCCGCATAATCCGCGATTCAGACATTCCCCTCCACAATCGCAATCTCAGCTTCCGTTAAATTATACAATTCATACACCAGTGTATCAATCTCATTTTCAAGGTCGAAAATGTCCGCGTCTGAATCAGTTTGCTTAGCAGCAATGATTTTATCAACCTTGTTTTCAATCTCAGTAACAAGGTGTTGGTTGGCTTTTGTGATAGGTGGGACGAGAAGGGGTTCTAATGCCTGAACGCTTACAATTAAGTCGCCGGTCCCTGTTTTCGGAGCAAGGTCAAACAGTTGATAGTGAGAAACACGAGAATTTAATACGGCAGTAAGAAACTTAACCTTTTCGCCCGTAGCAATACAAGTGCTATCAAGGCAGAACATCGGATGTTGAATATATGCGAAACGCAAAATTGAACCTATTCGTTTCCAAACAATCTTTTCCTCATCAAATTCGGAGTAGTAAGCACAAGCCCGGAGATTCCACCAATTTACGCCTTGGTCATCTCTATCGAATAGTCCTTTGCCTCTTGCTTTTACTTCTCCCGATTCTATTCGCTTTCCTATAGTCTGAAGGTGAGCATAGATAATAGGATACCTTTTTGGCATATTTAGATCATAATTAGTTGCTAATAAGTAAGATTTCACTGATTGGGCATAGTAGCACTCAATATCGCGTCCGCGCAGGAGCGGTTTGATGATTGCTGCAGACTTTGGGTCTTGATCTATGAGTTGCTGGCGTTTTGCTTCATCTATAATAAACGCTTCGTTGCAACCTGTTACAATTCCGCGATAGATGTTTATATCCCAATCTTTGAGTGGTTTTCCAACAGCTTCTATTTTGCGTTTCAGATTGAGTTCAGCAGATGAGAGTATCGCCCACGGTTCCCCTTTCGCTGGCATCTCCATCGTCGCGCCATTATCAATCAAATACTGGGCTATGTTGTCGGTCTGTCTGTCAAAGTCTACGCCGAGAGATACACCTACGAATGCCGTAGAGGCATCGGATACAATCTTTTGAAAAAGCAAGATGTTTGTGTCAACGGTAGCGTCAAATACATCGGGTCCCATATCCAGCAGTTGAATCGGTTGGGTAAACTTTACAAAATAATCCCTCAACTTTTTACCGTAACCAGCGCGCATCCATTTATTAGAAGTGATAAAACAGACATGTCCGTTGTTTTGCAACAGTTGATTCGCTTTTTCATAGAACAGACAGTAGATATCGCCTGTTCGGACAAAGGTATCAAAGCCTCTGTTTTGATAAAGATTTCCAAGTCTACCACCTTCTTTTTGCAATTGGATGTAAGGCGGGTTGCCAATCACGACATCAAAACCTTCAGTGATTCCAAACATCCATTCCGAGTCGAACCAATCAGCGGTGGCGTTCTGGTCATAGGGGTCCCACTGTGAAATCTTTTCAGCGTCATCGGCAGGCATGCCGATGCTCTTTAGCTCTGTTGCCAATTCAGTACGTAATTCCGTGTCCTTTTGTTTGCATGTCCGTTTTTGCTGACGAGTCGTGGCGTGGAAATGCCGTTCGCGATTGCTGCTCAACTCACGTTCCAAATCCTGCGCTTTTTGGCTGGTGAGTGTCCGCTCCTCCGCAAGCCCTATCAGTGTGTTCGCAGCGATAAAGCGGGTCTCAAGGTTCGGTAACGGTTTGATACCGAAGTTCTCTGTGCCTTGTTCTGGCTCTTGTTCAATTGCGAGGGATATGAAGAAACGGAGTTTGGCGATCTGACATGCCACAGATTGGATGTCTACACCGAAGATGCTGTTTTGGATGAGGTATAACTTCCGTCCGAAGTCGGAATCTCGGTAGCGTTTGAAGGTCTCGTCGATTTCAAGGAGTTCCTCACGCCGTGTTTGGTCATCTTGTGTATCATACGCCGCTTCGGTTCGCTGAACGGCGCGTTCCTTCTGTAACTTTTCCCATCGGGTGTTGTCTGGATCGAGTCGTCTAAGGGCAAGCGTCAATTTGTGGAGCATTCCCATGGGAAAAGCACCGGAACCGACTGCGGGATCCAATATTTTGAGGTTAGAAATTGTTTTCACAATCGCGTCTGTCTCAGGGTCGTCAAACCACTCGTTGGCATCGTCAAAGGCTTGGGCATAGTCGAGGAGATAGTGTAACCGCTCGTCCCAGAGTTTTGCGTCGCCATCGGTTGGGTCGGATTTTTGGGAGAGCGTGGCGACTAACGCTTCATCTACCATATAGTCGACAATGGCGCGTGGGGTGTAGTAGGAGCCGGTCTGTTTTCGGACGGTTGCGCCGGTTTCGGGATTGTAGGCGGCGAGTAGGTTTTCAAACACTCTACCAAGGAGTTCGGGGTCCAACGCGACTTCTTGCTCTATCGGTGTGTTTTCCTCAACGGTGAATTTGTAGTGTTCAAGGAGGGAAATCAGCCCTCGGCTTTCGTGAAAAAAGAGGCGGTTGGGGATACTCAGTTTTTTGTAATCGACATCGGAAAAGCAGTCTATACGGTAGCCTCCCTCTTTGGGTCCATCGAAGGTATCTAAGCAGTCAAATAAACCACCGTTGATGAAAGGCGTTTTGGCAAAAAGTTCCAAAAGTTTGTCAGGATCGCGCATCTGCTTTTTATAGCGGAACCGTGAGAAATTACGATTACCCGAATAGTTTCCCTTGCTAAACTTACGCTCGTCTATTTCGGTGTTGAGTGTAGCGAAAAAGAGGTTTTGTAGCACGGCGCGATAGTAGGCATCGCCGTTATTAAAATCGCCTTCTGTCAATAGGTCTTGGATTTGTGCTTTGTTGAATAGGTCATCAGCTACCAGTCCTTTTTCCTTGATAAACCAGATAAAGAGTAGGCGTGTGATGAGACGTATCACGTGCTCCTCCGGTTTCAGGGTGCGGTTTTCGTCTGTTGGGAAGGTTGCGGTTTCTATTGCCCATTCATACCACGCGAACAATTTTCGGTAGAACTGTTTGTTGAGCTCTTCGGTGTCGAGTTTGGCGAGCCATGCTGATAGGAGTCCGTCGAAGTTTTTCGGTTTTTTGTTGTCGTCTATCCACTTGACGCATGCCTCAAAGGAGAGTTCGGAGAGGATGTCGAGATGTGCGCGGTGTGGATCGTTCAGGCGGATGTCTTTGATGAGAGTGACTTGTCCGAGGACATCGCGGTCCTCGTTGGTTTTGTCTGGACGGCGGTCGGCAAACGCAACCGTCAGACGATTACCGGCGCGAAATAAGATTACAGTCGGTGCAATCAGACGTTTGTTAATTTCTCGTGTGAACGCGGCGTATTGGGTACGGGAGTAGGTGTTGTCTTTTAGTTCGACTGCACAGAAAAGGAAGCTGCTGATGTTGCCTTTGTCAAAGGCATTGGACTCCAGCAAGGTCATTTGTGGGTCATCGTTAATTTCGTCGCTTGTGAACTGGAAAATGAGTTGGACGGATTCGGCGTGTTTGCGGAATTCTTGTTCGGTTTTGGTGTTTGGGTTGAGTGCTGGGAATTCTTCAAAGAAGTCGTGGACGGTGCCGGAGAGTTTGAGGGTGCGCTCGCTTTGGTAACCTATTGTGGATAAGAGGTTTTTTGATTTTTCTAAAAAGTCGTCGGCGGGGATTGCTGATAGGGCGGATTTGATTGCTTGTTTGTTCATTATGTTGTGTTCCTTTTTCAGAAAATTATGCAATCACTAACCATGTTACCAGTTCAAAATCGCTGGAGTCCTTGGGGGCTTCGGACGCGGCTGGTAGTCTGAAGCCGCGGGTGCCGGCTCTCCCGATATTTTTGGATTGCGTTTTTTGATGCGACCGTGTGATATGGGCAATGACGGTGTCTAAAAGTTTGTTGTAATGTGTCATGTTACCACCGTATTCGGTTTCTTGGTCAAACCAGAGACACAAATCGTCTATTGTGTTCTCTTTGCCAACAGCAGATGCTTCAAACAGATCCAACACCTGTTTCGCATTGATACACCCGTAACGGATATCTCCACTGTTTCGGATATAAACGGCGTAGTAAGGATGGATGGGACTGGCGGTTTTTTGCTGTTTGTCTGTGCTTGCGTTCGGCTGTTGTAGGAAGAAGATGACACCGTTTTCCGAGGGGTTGTTTTCGTTACTTGTAACAGCGTAAGCACCATCTGGGGTCGCCTCAAGTTTTGCTCTGTTTCTTTCGAGATACTTGAGGAGTTGTGCGAAGAAATAATCTAAGGTAAAGTCGCTCATCACTACAGTGTCAGAGAGGTCATCTAAATCAAGGACCTCCTCCCGGAGCTGCTCCAACTGCTTATCGCGGAAATTGAGTTCCATCTGTGCGTGTTCGTAAGCCGATTCATTCAGTGGGTCGTCATCACCGCTTGCAGTCGCATCGGCGAGTGCCATGCGGGATTCAACGCGATTTCGTAAACGGAGATAGACCTCCATATCTTCTGTGGGCCAGTAGTTAATCATTTTCACCGTTTTGTTTGGATTACCGATGCGGTCAATCCGTCCGAACCGTTGAATGATGCGGACAGGATTCCAGTGTATATCGTAGTTTAGGACAGTGTCGCAATCCTGAAGGTTTTGTCCCTCTGAAACGCAGTCTGTGGCAATGAGTAGGTCAACCGTGTCGCTTGTCTTCTCAGCACGTATCCGTCCCCAGGGTGCAAAGTTTGTGAGAATAGCGTTGAAATTATTTTGTCCGGAAGTCGTTCGCGTCATATCCCCAGAAACCATCGCCATCTCAAGTCCTAATTCCTTTGCGAGTTCAGACAAGTTTGTAAAAAGGTAGTCTGCAGTGTCCTTGAAAGTAGTGAAAATTAGGAGCTTGCGATTGGAATCTTCCGCCTTTTCCCGAATGTGCTGCTTTATTTCTTTGAGTTTACCGTCTTTATCGGGCGTGATGGAACTGACCTTTTTCCACGCTGCGGTAAGGGTTTCTTTATCTTTAAGGAGATCCTGCTTCCAACGGGTGCAATCCAATTCCTTTAGATGGTAGGGATTTCTTGCACGATTGATTAGAAATTCCTCATCGTCTTCATCGTCATCGGGTAGGACATCTGCTGCTGCGTCCGTGATATTGCTGTTTTTCTGAAAGCGTTCAATCTTATCCAGCATTTCATCGTGTTTGTTGATGGTGCGTTCAAGTGTTTCAGAGAGCGCGTAAGCAGAACTTTCCAACCGTTTGAGGAAGTTGGTTTGCATCATGCCGATGAGAAATCTCTCACGGTCTTCCTGATTAAAGCGGAGTCGTTTTTTTTCGTCTGCTAACCGCTGTTTTGCCCCTTCATCTACAACGTAACTGGAAGGTCTATAGATGGATAGTTCAAAGTCACCGATTTGATCCGCTAGTGCCTTGTATGAAAGTTCACCGGACAGGTCGGTAGGTGGATGGCAATTGACTGGGTCGAGTTGTGTAGGAAATTCACCAATATTTTCTATTTCTTCAGCATAATACTTTTTAATATGCCTTCGGGAACGCGCAATGGAAACACCACTGAGCAGTTGGAAAAAGTCTACGCCTAAAGTATCAAACAATTCTGTTTTGTCTCTTGTGCCATATCTGGTTGCGTTTTCCTCCCACGTTTTGAAGGCTTTTTGCGCCTGTTGTATTAAAGTGCGGATATTGCTGACCCCCAAACTGTTTCTAAAGACATCTTCGCGTTTTTCTGTCATGAGATATATCTGATTGCGGAGGTCGGTGAGTGATGTATTTACGGGTGTCGCCGAAAGCATCAGGACTTTGGTTTTTGTGCCTTCCTTGATAACCTCTTCTAATAGGCGGGAATAGCGGGTGTGGCGGAAGTTGCCATCTTTGTCCTCACGGGGTTTGCTATCGTTTCGGAAGTTGTGGGATTCGTCAATCACAATCAGGTCAAAATTCTGCCAATTGAAATTCTCCAGATCAATACCACCGGACTCACCAGTATAACGGGACAGGTCTGTGTGTGACAGGAGTGTGTAACCGAACTTGTCATCAAGGAACGGATTGGTGTCTTGTGAGTTGTACGCTGGATAGAGTGACCAATTGTCATGCAGTTTCTTGGGGCATAGGACCAGCACGCGTTCATTTCGTAGCTCAAAGAACTTTATCACGGCGAGTGCTGTGTATGTTTTTCCTAACCCGACGCTGTCTGCTAAGATGCAGCCGTTGTGTCGTAAGAGGCGAGCAATTACGCTTTTCGCGCCCTCTTTTTGGAAGTCGTATAACTTGTCCCAAATTTTTGTGTCGTATAGATGTGTATCTTCAAGGGTCTGTTCGTTTGTTTTTCGGGTCTCAATTTCTTCACGGAACAGTGCATATAAGGTTTTGTAATAGATGAGTTCAGGTGGGTGATCTTGCCCAATCTGCTTCAGTTTTGCCAGCACTTTCGCTTTGACATCTTCAACAAGTTTGTCGTTATTCCAGAGTTCATCAAACCACGCCTTGAGGTCATTTCGGTCTCGGTCGTCATTCACCTCAAGATTGAGTTCAATGTTGCTGTTATTTGAACTGAGTCCGAGTCCGCGCACGGTAAAGTTGGAGCTACCGAGAATTGCTTTGTCAACGCCG is drawn from Candidatus Poribacteria bacterium and contains these coding sequences:
- a CDS encoding tetratricopeptide repeat protein encodes the protein MSSQNDLSQIKEIINEIEEKSADGIYIFRGERRSSHTKVSSTLYRDFDGIEGFDIETIQKEMLNAAKKHTGHLPHTDDLPPDFRPHLASFFGVSEEDTAEAIDFEMLTEIQHYGGKTNLIDFTTDYLIALFFACDGHHDQDGRVILQKVEEVKDMIKQPRNPRNRVVAQKSVFIRSPKGFIEPREDNTVIIPAHLKKLILQYLQKYHGIFTETIYNDLHGFIINQDIHGSADTQVYRGLAHQNKGDRLKDKKEKRREYEISIEHYTKAIELKLDMTEAYFNRGVVYMKNNEYERAIKDFTELMELKPDDAEVYLCRGWTYDLKGNSDCAIEDYNTAIQLKPNYANAYLNRGAVYGKKNEIDFAIKDFNKAIELKPDYAEAYNNRAGAYYNKGEFDLAIENYNTAVKLKPDYTEALDNRRKTYRAKRITAYEKNKSQFGIDYTEAIRQNPDNPRAHYDRGEAFLRLKLWDKARKDLITAKYMGLDISTLFHNFYANIVDFEHEYGVKLPEDIAALLTPLKCHRLFRPQFSKFYPSFFVENREVSNTLTPNVGVSDDRRV
- a CDS encoding Eco57I restriction-modification methylase domain-containing protein codes for the protein MNKQAIKSALSAIPADDFLEKSKNLLSTIGYQSERTLKLSGTVHDFFEEFPALNPNTKTEQEFRKHAESVQLIFQFTSDEINDDPQMTLLESNAFDKGNISSFLFCAVELKDNTYSRTQYAAFTREINKRLIAPTVILFRAGNRLTVAFADRRPDKTNEDRDVLGQVTLIKDIRLNDPHRAHLDILSELSFEACVKWIDDNKKPKNFDGLLSAWLAKLDTEELNKQFYRKLFAWYEWAIETATFPTDENRTLKPEEHVIRLITRLLFIWFIKEKGLVADDLFNKAQIQDLLTEGDFNNGDAYYRAVLQNLFFATLNTEIDERKFSKGNYSGNRNFSRFRYKKQMRDPDKLLELFAKTPFINGGLFDCLDTFDGPKEGGYRIDCFSDVDYKKLSIPNRLFFHESRGLISLLEHYKFTVEENTPIEQEVALDPELLGRVFENLLAAYNPETGATVRKQTGSYYTPRAIVDYMVDEALVATLSQKSDPTDGDAKLWDERLHYLLDYAQAFDDANEWFDDPETDAIVKTISNLKILDPAVGSGAFPMGMLHKLTLALRRLDPDNTRWEKLQKERAVQRTEAAYDTQDDQTRREELLEIDETFKRYRDSDFGRKLYLIQNSIFGVDIQSVACQIAKLRFFISLAIEQEPEQGTENFGIKPLPNLETRFIAANTLIGLAEERTLTSQKAQDLERELSSNRERHFHATTRQQKRTCKQKDTELRTELATELKSIGMPADDAEKISQWDPYDQNATADWFDSEWMFGITEGFDVVIGNPPYIQLQKEGGRLGNLYQNRGFDTFVRTGDIYCLFYEKANQLLQNNGHVCFITSNKWMRAGYGKKLRDYFVKFTQPIQLLDMGPDVFDATVDTNILLFQKIVSDASTAFVGVSLGVDFDRQTDNIAQYLIDNGATMEMPAKGEPWAILSSAELNLKRKIEAVGKPLKDWDINIYRGIVTGCNEAFIIDEAKRQQLIDQDPKSAAIIKPLLRGRDIECYYAQSVKSYLLATNYDLNMPKRYPIIYAHLQTIGKRIESGEVKARGKGLFDRDDQGVNWWNLRACAYYSEFDEEKIVWKRIGSILRFAYIQHPMFCLDSTCIATGEKVKFLTAVLNSRVSHYQLFDLAPKTGTGDLIVSVQALEPLLVPPITKANQHLVTEIENKVDKIIAAKQTDSDADIFDLENEIDTLVYELYNLTEAEIAIVEGNV
- a CDS encoding helicase-related protein, which codes for MATPSNKNAHLKSGIRDNLLRETVHDFLQQEIKNGSALSIVSAYFTIYAYEKMQHSLHKIEKLRFLFGDPDFVKRMDPNNTDTKAFDITDTGLALNQQLRQKPIAKACAEWIKEKVEIRTTRDSNLIHGKMYHIANNGVDKAILGSSNFTVRGLGLSSNNSNIELNLEVNDDRDRNDLKAWFDELWNNDKLVEDVKAKVLAKLKQIGQDHPPELIYYKTLYALFREEIETRKTNEQTLEDTHLYDTKIWDKLYDFQKEGAKSVIARLLRHNGCILADSVGLGKTYTALAVIKFFELRNERVLVLCPKKLHDNWSLYPAYNSQDTNPFLDDKFGYTLLSHTDLSRYTGESGGIDLENFNWQNFDLIVIDESHNFRNDSKPREDKDGNFRHTRYSRLLEEVIKEGTKTKVLMLSATPVNTSLTDLRNQIYLMTEKREDVFRNSLGVSNIRTLIQQAQKAFKTWEENATRYGTRDKTELFDTLGVDFFQLLSGVSIARSRRHIKKYYAEEIENIGEFPTQLDPVNCHPPTDLSGELSYKALADQIGDFELSIYRPSSYVVDEGAKQRLADEKKRLRFNQEDRERFLIGMMQTNFLKRLESSAYALSETLERTINKHDEMLDKIERFQKNSNITDAAADVLPDDDEDDEEFLINRARNPYHLKELDCTRWKQDLLKDKETLTAAWKKVSSITPDKDGKLKEIKQHIREKAEDSNRKLLIFTTFKDTADYLFTNLSELAKELGLEMAMVSGDMTRTTSGQNNFNAILTNFAPWGRIRAEKTSDTVDLLIATDCVSEGQNLQDCDTVLNYDIHWNPVRIIQRFGRIDRIGNPNKTVKMINYWPTEDMEVYLRLRNRVESRMALADATASGDDDPLNESAYEHAQMELNFRDKQLEQLREEVLDLDDLSDTVVMSDFTLDYFFAQLLKYLERNRAKLEATPDGAYAVTSNENNPSENGVIFFLQQPNASTDKQQKTASPIHPYYAVYIRNSGDIRYGCINAKQVLDLFEASAVGKENTIDDLCLWFDQETEYGGNMTHYNKLLDTVIAHITRSHQKTQSKNIGRAGTRGFRLPAASEAPKDSSDFELVTWLVIA